TGATGGTTTTCCACGGTTTCCACAGTCCCTACTACGGCTGTTTTAGTTGTTTCTTCTAAAAGACTTAAACAGCCAGTAAGCAGCAAGAACAGAACGTTCGTTTTGACCATTGCGCTTCGTGCGTCCCTGTGAAACCGTGGGTGACCTCAGGCCTTGCAGCGGACAACGTCGCCATGAAACTGGTTTGTTCCCAAACGGAACTCAACGCTGCGCTGCAACTGGTCAGCAGGGCAGTTGCAGCAAGACCGACCCATCCGGTGCTTGCCAACGTGTTGCTGACCGCGGATGCCGGTACTGATCGATTGAGCCTTACGGGTTTTGACCTCAACCTGGGCATTCAGACGTCTCTCGCAGCGACTGTTGAAACCAGTGGTGCGGTAACGCTGCCGGCGCGCCTTTTTGGTGAGATCGTTTCCCGCCTTTCCAGCGATTCACCCATCACCCTTGTCACAGACGAAGCCGGGGAACAGGTTGAACTCACCAGCCTGAGTGGTAGCTATCAGATGCGAGGCATGCCCGCGGATGATTATCCGGAGCTGCCTTTGGTCGAGAACGGCACAGCGCTCAAACTGGATCCAGCAGCTCTCGTGAAAGCACTGCGCAGCACCTTGTTTGCCAGCAGTTCTGACGAAGCCAAGCAGCTGCTCACCGGGGTGCATCTGCGTTTTGATCGGACCAGCCTTGAGGCTGCTTCCACGGATGGTCATCGTCTGGCGGTGCTCAGCGTCGATGATGCATTGCAGGATCCTCTTGCTCATTCTGATCAGGACGATTCGGAAGAGGCTGGTCTCGCTGTCACCCTGCCGGCCCGCTCCCTGCGTGAAGTTGAACGTCTGATGGCGGGATGGAAAGGAACAGACGCAGTGAGTCTGTTTTGCGAAAGCGGTCAAGTGGTGGTTCTAGCCGCTGATCAGATGGTGACCAGTCGCACGCTCGAGGGCACGTATCCCAATTACCGCCAGCTCATTCCTGAGTCGTTTAATCGCACGCTTGATCTTGATCGTCGGGCCTTTGTGGCTTCACTTGAACGCATCGCTGTCTTGGCAGATCAGCACAACAATGTTGTCCGCATCGGTAGTGATCCTGAAAAGGGTCTGGTTCAGATCAGTGCCGATGCTCAGGATGTTGGCAGCGGCTCCGAGTCGCTACCCGCTCAGATTGAAGGTGACCCCGTTCAGATCGCATTCAACGTGCGTTACGTGCTTGATGGTTTGAAAGCGATGGATTCGGAACGTGTTCGTCTGCAGTGCAATGCCCCGACAACCCCAGCCATCCTTTCACCGTCAGACGATGCATCGGGTCTCACCTATCTGGTGATGCCTGTTCAGATTCGTTCCTGACCTTGACGCTGCCTGATCCACTTCTGCTCAGTGATCTGCTGAGGCACCGTGTGCGTTGTGATCAAGGACTTGATCACGGCATGGGAGTGATGGCCTGGATGCATCCTCCGGTGCATCGCTTGTTGGGTTGGGTCAGTCGTCCTTCCGCTCTGCGTAACTCCCGTACGGTCTGGAGACTTGATCAGTGTCGTGGTTTCGATGATCAGCAGGTGTTTGTGAAGGGGGCTCCGTCAGAGATTGATCAGCTCACCCTTGAGCGGCTTCCCACCTTGCTTGATGCCGATTTGCTCGATGTCGCTGGGGAGCGCCTTGGCCAGGTTGCAGATCTCGCTTTTGTTCCCTCCACCGGCGAGATTCTTCATTACCTGGTGTCTCGCAGTGATCCACGTTTGCCAGGAAGCAGCCGCTGGCGGCTGACCCCTGATCGCATCGTTGATCAGCAGCCAGGCTTGGTTTCCACTGGCCTTCGTGATCTGGATGATCTTCCCGAGGCGCGCGCCAGTGTTCGTCAGGATTTCGTTCGGAGATCTCGTCACTGGAGGGAGCAGTTGCAACACCTCGGTGATCGAGCCGGCGAACGGCTTGAGGGGTGGCTGGAGGAACCTCCCTGGGATGAACAGCGGTCTCGCCGTGATCTAGAGGAGCCTGATGTTCGTCCCCAGGCCATGGATTCAGATCCTCTGGAGGATTGGCAAGACGACGATTGGATCGATCGCGAGCCTGCTATGCAGAATCGTCGGCCTTCCCAACGAGATGGAGATCCGTGGATCTGAGCGGTCACGGTCGGGCTGTCGGCAACACTGGGAGCAGATGACCTGTTGACTGTGGTCCAGTCTTCTTCTGTGGCTGAGACGTTTGATGTCGCGGCCGCCCTCCGCCAGGAAGGGCTCACGCAACAGGATTACGTCGAGATTCAACGTCGGCTTGGGCGAGACCCCAACCGGGCTGAACTCGGCATGTTTGGGGTGATGTGGTCAGAGCACTGCTGTTATCGCAACTCCAGACCCCTGCTTAGTGGTTTTCCAACAGAGGGGCCTCGCATTCTGGTGGGTCCCGGTGAGAACGCCGGTGTGGTGGATCTCGGAGGTGGTCATCGCCTCGCGTTCAAGATCGAGAGCCACAACCATCCTTCGGCAGTGGAACCTTTTCAAGGAGCTGCAACAGGTGTTGGTGGAATCCTTCGGGACATTTTCACCATGGGTGCTCGTCCGATTGCTCTGCTGAATGCCTTGCGTTTCGGTCCCCTGGAAGATCCAGCCAATGTTGGATTGATGCAGGGCGTGGTGGCTGGCATTGCCCATTACGGCAATTGCGTGGGTGTCCCCACCGTGGGCGGTGAAGTGGCATTTGATCCTTCCTACAGCGGAAATCCTCTGGTCAATGCGATGGCCCTCGGTCTGATGGAGACCGATGACATTGTGAAATCCGGTGCTTCGGGCGTTGGTAATCCCGTGATTTACGTGGGCAGCACCACGGGTCGTGATGGCATGGGTGGAGCCAGTTTTGCGAGCGCTGAGCTCAGCTCCGCTTCTCTGGATGATCGTCCTGCTGTGCAGGTCGGAGATCCTTTTTTAGAAAAAGGGTTGATAGAAGCCTGTCTGGAGGCGTTTCAGAGCGGTGATGTGGTCGCTGCTCAAGACATGGGCGCTGCCGGTCTCACTTGCAGCTGTTCGGAGATGGCAGCCAAGGGAGATCTGGGAATTGAGCTTGATCTCGACAAGGTGCCTGCTCGAGAGCTGGGTATGACCGCTTACGAATACCTGTTATCTGAATCACAGGAGCGCATGCTTTTCGTGGTGCGCGCTGGCCGCGAAGAGCCTCTGATGGAGCGTTTCCGGCGCTGGGGTTTGCAGGCGGCTGTAGTGGGTCGAGTCTTGGCTGAACCTGTGGTTCGGGTGCTTCAGGCAGGCCTTGTGGCTGCAGAGGTCCCTTCAAGGGCTTTGGCGGAAGACACGCCGATCAATCACCACGATTTGCTCAGTGAGCCTCCTGCTGAGATTCAGGAGCTGTGGCGGTGGTCGGAGGCGGATCTCTCTTTGCCGAGCCAGGGCCATGACTGGAGTCAGAGTCTTCTGCGCTTGTTGGATGATCCAACGATTGCGAGCAAACGCTGGGTGCATCGCCAGTACGACCAGCAGGTATTGGCAAACACCGTGGTGTCTTCCGGATCCGCAGATGCAGCGGTGATCCGACTTCGGCCTCAGCAGGGTGAAGGATCACTGGATGCCTCCACCAAGGGAGTGGCAGCCACGGTGGATTGTCCCAACCGTTGGGTTGCACTGGATCCTGAACGAGGTGCCCAGGCAGCTGTTGCCGAAGCCGCACGCAATCTGAGCTGCGTTGGCGCTGAACCCCTTGCCGTGACCGACAATCTCAATTTCCCTTCTCCTGAAACCCCCAAGGGTTACTGGCAGCTTGCGAAGGCATGCAGTGGTATTTCGGATGCGTGTAGAGCTCTCAACACCCCCGTGACCGGTGGCAATGTCTCGCTCTACAACGAGATCAAAGCTGATGACGGCAGCCTGCAGCCGATCCATCCCACGCCTGTGATCGGCATGGTTGGTGTTGTCAATGACATCGCGACTGTGATTGGCCTGGGATGGCGACAGGCTCAGGATTCCATCTACCTGATTGGTGTCGGCCCTGATGACGCCAAGGCACTGTCCCTAAGCCTGGCCGGTAGTGCTTATCAACAGCTGACGACAGGGACTCTTGCTGGTCGACCGCCTCTTCCGGATCTTCCGATGGAAGCCAAGGTTGGGTGCCTTGTGCGTGAGGCCATCACTCGCGCTCTGCTGGGCTCAGCCCATGACTGCAGTGATGGCGGTCTCTGCGTGGCTTTGGCGGAATCTTCGATTGCTTCGGGTTTGGGAATCGAGATCGACCTCAGTGTTCAGGGTGTGCGTTTGGATCGCGTTCTCTTTGCTGAAGGTGGGAGTCGGATCGTGGTTT
Above is a window of Synechococcus sp. BIOS-U3-1 DNA encoding:
- the purL gene encoding phosphoribosylformylglycinamidine synthase subunit PurL, whose product is MVQSSSVAETFDVAAALRQEGLTQQDYVEIQRRLGRDPNRAELGMFGVMWSEHCCYRNSRPLLSGFPTEGPRILVGPGENAGVVDLGGGHRLAFKIESHNHPSAVEPFQGAATGVGGILRDIFTMGARPIALLNALRFGPLEDPANVGLMQGVVAGIAHYGNCVGVPTVGGEVAFDPSYSGNPLVNAMALGLMETDDIVKSGASGVGNPVIYVGSTTGRDGMGGASFASAELSSASLDDRPAVQVGDPFLEKGLIEACLEAFQSGDVVAAQDMGAAGLTCSCSEMAAKGDLGIELDLDKVPARELGMTAYEYLLSESQERMLFVVRAGREEPLMERFRRWGLQAAVVGRVLAEPVVRVLQAGLVAAEVPSRALAEDTPINHHDLLSEPPAEIQELWRWSEADLSLPSQGHDWSQSLLRLLDDPTIASKRWVHRQYDQQVLANTVVSSGSADAAVIRLRPQQGEGSLDASTKGVAATVDCPNRWVALDPERGAQAAVAEAARNLSCVGAEPLAVTDNLNFPSPETPKGYWQLAKACSGISDACRALNTPVTGGNVSLYNEIKADDGSLQPIHPTPVIGMVGVVNDIATVIGLGWRQAQDSIYLIGVGPDDAKALSLSLAGSAYQQLTTGTLAGRPPLPDLPMEAKVGCLVREAITRALLGSAHDCSDGGLCVALAESSIASGLGIEIDLSVQGVRLDRVLFAEGGSRIVVSVKADRVRQWEALLAEQDDLPIIRIGVVTENPYLEVRVDQNPCLNLEIEQCRHAYNSSLPRRIDGVGKVGQ
- a CDS encoding RNA methyltransferase, which produces MTLPDPLLLSDLLRHRVRCDQGLDHGMGVMAWMHPPVHRLLGWVSRPSALRNSRTVWRLDQCRGFDDQQVFVKGAPSEIDQLTLERLPTLLDADLLDVAGERLGQVADLAFVPSTGEILHYLVSRSDPRLPGSSRWRLTPDRIVDQQPGLVSTGLRDLDDLPEARASVRQDFVRRSRHWREQLQHLGDRAGERLEGWLEEPPWDEQRSRRDLEEPDVRPQAMDSDPLEDWQDDDWIDREPAMQNRRPSQRDGDPWI
- the dnaN gene encoding DNA polymerase III subunit beta, giving the protein MKLVCSQTELNAALQLVSRAVAARPTHPVLANVLLTADAGTDRLSLTGFDLNLGIQTSLAATVETSGAVTLPARLFGEIVSRLSSDSPITLVTDEAGEQVELTSLSGSYQMRGMPADDYPELPLVENGTALKLDPAALVKALRSTLFASSSDEAKQLLTGVHLRFDRTSLEAASTDGHRLAVLSVDDALQDPLAHSDQDDSEEAGLAVTLPARSLREVERLMAGWKGTDAVSLFCESGQVVVLAADQMVTSRTLEGTYPNYRQLIPESFNRTLDLDRRAFVASLERIAVLADQHNNVVRIGSDPEKGLVQISADAQDVGSGSESLPAQIEGDPVQIAFNVRYVLDGLKAMDSERVRLQCNAPTTPAILSPSDDASGLTYLVMPVQIRS